The Naumovozyma castellii chromosome 2, complete genome sequence TCTATTTGAAACCTTTATCTCCACAATATGCTCATCGTCATAgatcaaatattaaaaagtCACATTATAAACCGTTATCTGTGAGAGAAATTAAAGGTGATTTCTTAGGTCAATTAATTACCGTTAGAGGTATTGTCACCAGAGTATCTGATGTGAAACCATCTGTTCTTGTTATTGCATACACATGTGATCAATGTGGGTATGAAGTCTTTCAAGAAGTTCATTCACGTACTTTCACTCCCTTAATTGATTGTACTTCAGAGGAATGTGCTCAAAATCAAACCAAGGGACAATTGTTCATGAGTACGAGAGCCTCAAAATTTAGTGCCTTCCAAGAAGTGAAGATTCAAGAATTATCACAACAAGTGCCCGTGGGTCATATCCCAAGATCATTATCTATTCACGTAAATGGCGCTCTCGTCAGATCAATGACACCTGGGGACATCGTCGACGTAAGTGGTATCTTCTTACCAAGTCCATATACAGGGTTTAAAGCTTTAAAAGCTGGGCTTTTGACAGAAACTTATTTGGAGGCACAATTTGTACGTCAAcataagaagaaatttgcCTCATTTGATTTATCATCTGGTATGGAAGATCGTGTTACCGAAATGATTGCCCAAGGAGATGTTTATAATAGAATGGCTAAATCTATTGCTCCTGAAATTTATGGTAATTTAGACGTTAAGAAGGCgctattattattattagttgGTGGTGTGGATAAAAAAGTTGGTGATGGTATGAAGATTAGAGGTGATATTAATGTTTGTTTAATGGGTGACCCAGGGGTAGCCAAATCTCAATTATTGAAGGCAATTTGTAAGATTTCACCAAGAGGTGTTTACACGACAGGTAAAGGTTCTTCAGGTGTTGGTTTGACGGCCGCCGTGATGAAGGATCCAGTGACAGATGAAATGATCTTGGAAGGTGGTGCCCTTGTCTTAGCTGATAATGGTATCTGTTGTATTGATGAATTCGATAAGATGGATGAAAGTGATAGAACTGCCATTCATGAAGTGATGGaacaacaaacaatttccatttctaaAGCAGGTATTAACACTACTTTGAATGCTAGAGCATCGATTCTTGCTGCTGCAAATCCATTATATGGTAGATATAATCCTAGATTATCTCCTTTGGAGAATATTAACCTTCCAGCTGCATTATTGTCCAGATTTGATATCTTATTCTTGTTATTAGATACACCCAACAgagaaaatgatgaaaaacTAGCTGAACATGTTGCATACGTTCATATGCATCAAAGTCAACCAGATTTAGAATTTGAACCCATTGAACCAGCCAGAATGAGAGAATATATTGCATTTGCCAAGTCTAAGAGACCCGTGATGAATGAAGCAGTTAACGAATATGTTATTCAAGCTTATATTAGGTTGAGACAAGATTCTAAGAGAGA is a genomic window containing:
- the MCM7 gene encoding DNA replication licensing factor MCM7 (ancestral locus Anc_8.531), producing MSAALPSIQLSVDYTVLTQDINDFLSHFKKDEFAQTTNNEEGEQDADMTDGIGGGPKYLAILEKVANRELDSITVELDDILQFQNEKFLEGTSTNNGTDLVSAIQQNANHFIELFCRAIDDLMPLPTKQIDYKDDVLDVILSQRRLRNERMVNDRTHELRNENLMDPNNTEPSSSQDILREVATDETELFPANLTRRYFFYLKPLSPQYAHRHRSNIKKSHYKPLSVREIKGDFLGQLITVRGIVTRVSDVKPSVLVIAYTCDQCGYEVFQEVHSRTFTPLIDCTSEECAQNQTKGQLFMSTRASKFSAFQEVKIQELSQQVPVGHIPRSLSIHVNGALVRSMTPGDIVDVSGIFLPSPYTGFKALKAGLLTETYLEAQFVRQHKKKFASFDLSSGMEDRVTEMIAQGDVYNRMAKSIAPEIYGNLDVKKALLLLLVGGVDKKVGDGMKIRGDINVCLMGDPGVAKSQLLKAICKISPRGVYTTGKGSSGVGLTAAVMKDPVTDEMILEGGALVLADNGICCIDEFDKMDESDRTAIHEVMEQQTISISKAGINTTLNARASILAAANPLYGRYNPRLSPLENINLPAALLSRFDILFLLLDTPNRENDEKLAEHVAYVHMHQSQPDLEFEPIEPARMREYIAFAKSKRPVMNEAVNEYVIQAYIRLRQDSKREMDSKFSFGQATPRTLLGIIRLSQGLAKLRLSDTVDIDDVEEALRLVRVSKESLYQDNNKTREDENPTTKIFTIIKNLSQDPSIANKNSLPYETIVKTVRSRGFTMLQLNNCIQEYSYLNVWHLLNEGNTLKFVDDGSMEEDEDGSGNATPREQTQLATATPDLTYQAPSHEEDEDTEMKDA